The Acinonyx jubatus isolate Ajub_Pintada_27869175 chromosome D3, VMU_Ajub_asm_v1.0, whole genome shotgun sequence DNA segment GGTTCTTGGTGCTGAGAAGAAGCTTCTTTTAAACTGctatgggagagaggcagaaagggagttGATCtggttcttttcctcctctctctttttgggGGGCAGTGCAGGTGTCGAAAACCAGCTTTTCAAGTGGATGTTCTTGGTGCTTAAAAGAATATAatgcttaaataaatacattgattAATGCTAAAATTAAATAATGCTTTAGTGTCATAATGAGGTAGTAAAAGTATTTGTTTTGGAATTGGACCcacatttgaatttattttgaccTTCAATCTTGGGTAATTTATTTAGCCAAGGTGAGATTCATCTTCTCCCTATAAAGGAGGAGGATTACTTAAAGGAGAATTAGATGATGGGTTGGAGTGTTTGGCATGGCATACGTTTGCTCAAATACTgattcccttttatttccttttgtgtgtcaTTAGTTACAATGTAAGATTTGACCTTGGATCTAGACTGAAGTAATTGGTTCGTACTTTATATAAATTGGTAATCAAATGACTGAGCAAGAACAGTCTTTCTGCTTCCTTGAAGACTAGCTGTGTGCCATGGTTtctcagagggagggaggaaatctGGCTTCCTGCTGATTGATAGAGCCGCAGTCTGGGTTAATTTTAGCTCAGGGGAGGCCTGCAGGGCTTTGGCTAGGCTtggaagcagaagaaacagaGTTCATGGATTTAGACTCCTACTTGGCACGTCTTTGGATTCCCTCCAGAGCTGGGGCTCAGAACTGAGGCTGAAGTCCTAGTTCAGTGCTTCACAAACCATGGCTGCTAATGGCCTGTATTTGATTTCTAAGTGAAGGAGTAATGAGTTTCTGCTGAGGGCTTGTTGGTGGCTTCTGAGAGTCTGCCTTTTCCCTGTCCTCTTCCCTGTTCTCTTCCCTGTTTCCAGCTGCCAATTTGTGGTGTCTGAAGACCAAGACTACACAGTTCATTTTGCTGATCCTGATACCTTAGTCAACTGGGACTTTGTGGAACAAGTGGTGAGTAGCTCGGCTAAGCTTATAAACTGTTAGTGGGAGAGAGAACTAAGGAAAGGAACCATGGTGTCACAGCAGCTGTTGGCTGGTATCACTGTTGATACCTTTTTTCTGCATGACCTCACTGTAGAGATAAGTCCCCCAGAGATGAGTCCTGGTTTCTCCTGGAGTTCATTTTGTGCTAATTGGCACTAGCCTGCAGGATTGGGGAGTTGGAGGGCTCTCATCAAAGGTTCTGTCTCATCAAAGCAGTTCTATCTACGACCTCCTTTCTCCTGGGAAGAAATAACCAGAGAAATACATGAGGCACTCTGGTTACCTTCCTGACCTAGGGTGGGCTCATTGCATGAACATGGCTTCATCGGTAGCCATTTGTAGTAATCAATATCAAATTAGGCCTCAGTCTTGTGGCAGGTGAGTGAGCCACCAGGTACACTACTGTCTAAGCCACtgctgcattttgttttttgttgaagtAATGAGTTCTGGGTATTCCTTTGCTGCTCTTAGGTTATagggatgtaaattttttttttttttttttttttgagaacacaagggagcctgagtgggggtggggcagagggagagagagaatcctaagcaggctccatgcctggcaTGAAGCCTGAAGGGAGCTTGATCATGTCAGTgggcctgacatggagctcgatcccacgactgtgagaccgtgacctgagcataaatcaagagttggatgtttgactgagccacccaggcaccccatacaatACTTTTCAAAGTGCTAGGTCTCCAAGCCTGGCTACTCATTAACTATGAAAATTGATAAAAACATCAGAGAATGACAAGGCCTGTGAAACCTAAGTTCTATatttattggttaaaaaaaaaaatagagatgcaTATAGAGTGTAGGTCTGATAGACTTCTCTATTGGAGATTATTGGTACATTACTTTTCGACCTTTTATAAGCCTTTGTGTACGTGTACgtataaagtttctttttataaatgggattatatattgatttctgttcctttttcctttgtggaaCCTCTAAAGTACTTGTTATGTAGTTATTAAACCATTATTGTGATTTCCTTAACGATTCACTTAAAGTGTTATTATATACTTGCATTTTGAACAATTCTGTGAAGATGTGTTGAGTAGAGATGttcagggatgggggtgggagaggagaggcttTAACTTTGACAGTCCCATGTCACTTTGAAAGCAGTGTAACTCGTGGTGCCCTTTTGTTGCAGCGCATTTGTAGCCATGAAGTGCCATCTTGCCCAATATGCCTATATCCACCTACTGCAGCCAAGATAACCCGTTGTGGACACATCTTCTGCTGGGCATGCATTCTGCACTACCTTTCACTGAGTGAGAAGACCTGGAGTAAATGTCCCATCTGTTACAGTTCTGTGCATAAGAAGGATCTCAAGAGGTGAGAAGGAGACATTTACTAGGTTAGACTCAAGTCTGCTAACTTCTTGCTCTTTTACATCTAAATGTCCATGTTACAGTGTTGTTGCCACCGAGTCACGTCAGTATGTTGTTGGTGACACTATTACAATGCAGCTgatgaagagggagaaaggggtgtTGTTGGCCTTGCCCAAATCCAAATGGATGAATGTAGACCATCCTATTCATCTAGGAGGTGAGTTCTGTTAATTTAGGGGGTAATAATCTTGGGTACATCTTTTAAGGCTATCAAATATATCTATCTACTATCAAAATTTGAGCCTTTGGGCAAGCCATTTCTATCATTTGCAGGTCAGTTTTAGGATTCTAGTAGGTTAGAGGGGAGTTTACAGAGAGTGgtttaactcttggtttcaggtgtggtttaattatgtattttttaatttttaattttgttgaactAGTGCCTGGCATTGTGCCCAGCCTTGAGGATTCCACAGTCAGCCAGACTGGCCACTTGTTGTCAAGGAACTCAGTAGTCTAGtagaagacacacagagagggagggagagactcccaagcctgctgtgtgctgtcagcacagagtgcgatgctgggctcaatctcaaaccatgagatcatgacctgagccgaagtcaagagtcagacacttaactggctgagccatctaggcgcccctaaactttaaaaaatctaaaactctTAAGAGAACATATAGGATAGTATCTCTGTAAATCCTCAGATAGGGATGGGTTTTTGAACCAGGCTGAAACTGTAGAtcctagaaaagaaaagacagatacaCTTGATTttataagaatgaaatctgacaAGATTCCTTAAAGTCAGTAGGTGATTAACTAGGGGAAGATTTACACATTTAAAACTAAAGATTAATGTCTGGAATATACACGTCTTCTATAAGTTAGATTAACAGTCCAGTAGAAGAATGGGCTAAGCATATGAAAGTATTTCCCAGAAAAGGATACTAGAATAACTTCCCAAGAATTAGGTTTAACTTTGCTAAGAGTTATGCAAATCAAAATCCCTATCAGATtgacgcaaaaaaaaaaaaaaaaaaaaaaaagacattagaagCACCAGGTTTTTGGCAGGGGTAGGAAAACGAATACTGTATACAGGGTGGCAATGTAAGTCAATACAGCTTTTGGGGGGGTGCAATTTGgtagtatttaaaatatgcacaACCTTTGGTCCAGCTTTTGTacttaatataaagaaattatatgcaCCAAGGAATACGTATAAGGAATTTTTGTTACAATGTAATAGAAGCTGTCAATAAGCTAAATAAACGTTCCATAAGGAACTCACTCAGTGTTTGTTATGCTGTGGAACACAATACAGAAGGTAAAAATAGGATCTCTGtattaacatataaaaaagttttttttaacatttatttatttttgaaagagcacgaatgggggggggggggcgggcagagagagagagagagggaaacacagaatctgaagcaggctctaggctctgagatgtcagcacagggtctgacacggggcttgaacccaaggaaccgtgagatcatgacctgagccgaaatcggacactcaaccaactgagccacccaggcacccctctgtattaatgttttgaaagaatttaatACAGGTTGGATGAAAAACACAGAACAACTTAAAGTTTATCATTTATGGAAAAACCTTTGTTTTCTTAAGTGATTATGGatttataaatgtatagaaaaagATTTGGCGAATACGTATCACAATTTGTAAATGGTTATCTCTGGGCAGATACTAGGATTGGAGGGTGGGAAAACAGGGCATTTCAAGAGTTTCCCAAAAGTTAACATTGtcctaaagtttttaaaaagtacagaaaatatgGGGGAGGGaagtaaaggaaacaaatcatCCATGGTCCTTTTACTCAGAGATATCCCAAAGTTGTAGATTATTTTTCTACTCATGTATATTTTTGCAAGATTGGGAttaaattttgtagtttttggtgTCTGCTTTATATTCATGTAATGTAGGTATTTCTACATGTCACTAAATGTCATCTcacaaaaccatttttatttaaaaatttttaaagcttattttttatctttaaattttttttattaaaaagttttttttagtttatttatttttgagagagagcacaagttggggaggggcagagagagagaaggaaacacagaatctgaagtaggctccaggctctgagctgtcagcacagagcccgacgtggggctcgaacccaagaattgtgagatcgtgatgtgagccaaagtcggatgcttaaccaactgagccagccaggtgccccattaaataaacttttttttttctttttaacattcatttttgagagagagtgtgagttggggagggacagagagagggagagacagaatccgaagcaggcttcaggctcagagccgtcagaacagagcctgatgtggggcttaaacccatgaaccacgagatcatgacctgagctgaagtcagatgcctaacagactgagccagccaggcacccctgttttgttttgtttttttgttttgttttatttcaaatatctctacacccatcatggggctcgaactcacaaccccgagatcaagagtcgcatgctcttccagctgagTCAGCCATGTGCCCcagaaaaccatttttaatgtCTGCAAAATTCTCTTTAATGAATATGCCATCATGTCATTAACCGTTTCTTTATTATTGGACTTAACTGGTTGATGTAGCATTTTTTGGTATTATAGACGATAGGGTAATCAATAGTTTGGCTAAAACATTTTTACTGCGTCTTTGGTTTTCTTGGATTCCTTGTGTTATGGGGTCAGAGTTATAATCCTTTTATTTAAGGTCAttgctaaattatttttagaaaattagcCTGATTACTCCATCTTCACTTTGGGGGATAAAAGTTGTGTAAATTCCTGTGTAGCCACAAGGTCGCAAAGCTTTGACTGTTGCATTTTTGTGATCTTGCTGGCTTTCTTGTAGATGAACAGCACAGCCAGTACTCCAAGTTGCTGCTGGCCTCTAAGGAGCAGGTGCTGCACCGGGTagttcaggaagagaaaatagctTTGGAGCAGCAGCTGGCAGAGGAGAAGCACACTCCCGAGTCCTGCTTTATTGAGGCAGCTATCCAGGAGCTCAAGGTAGGATGACAGGACAGGATGGTGGGGATAAGTTATCTTGGTCCTGAATTTAAGATAACGCATAGTTAATGGCTAAAATAGCCAGTTTGCTCTGGCCGTTGGTGATGCGAGGGAATGGTTGACCTAGTGGTTTTTAAAGCACTCTGCAGCTGAAAGGAACAAATTAAAATCGTCTTATAACTAGTTGAGTCACGGGAGTTTCTTAGTCTTAGGTTAGCTATGTTCTTAGTTAAGCAAAGTAggtttttttcctaaggaaacacttggatttatttttagagatgttTTATTTGAGGCACATTTTGAAGAGAGTGTTATGGCCTATCCAGCAGGCCCTAGTAATACCTCCTGAGGATTTTGAAGCAGGAAAAATTACCCAAATAGAGAATTTCCTGTGCTGTGTATCCTTACCAGACATCAGAATCAGGGCGTTGGCCTCCACCCTGAGATGTGAATTCAGTCAAATATGGGCTCCATAGGCTTAATAATTTGTGTTATAATGAGTTCCAGACTGATTCTAATGTTCATCCTCAGACCAtattttgagaatcactgatctgTGTTAGAACAGTGAAAGCCCTTGTATCTTGAGTAATTGGCATGTGACAGGTCCTGTGTTAAGGTactgtatttacatttatgtcACATGAGCTGCATATCCCGGTGTGAACTATCCCCtttcatggatgaggaaatggagtcaTGGGTTAGGTAATTTGCTTGAGGACATATAACTAATATGAGATGAAGCTAGTATTTGAATTCCTGTCTTTCTGACTTCTGAGTCTTCCTTTAGTAGTAGGtcctgtgtattttgtttttaattaaatgcagAGCATTCGTTCAAGTGCATTTCAGAGAAGACGAGCTGTATAGAAGTAGAGCTGTCCAGGTTGAGATGGCAGTTGGCCAAACCCCTGCTTCCCGCACTGGGGCTCTTTAAGAGTAGCTTGTAAAAACTAGAGGACTAGTTCTGTGTTCTTGGATTTTTTGTTCAGGAAACTTTTGTGTAGTATTGTCACTGTCAGATTGTAAGTAGAATACCATCCCATTTGGGTGTCAGGTGCTTTTTGCTCCCTGTTTCCTTGAAGGATTGAGGATTTTAAGTACTTTTCCTATTGGGTCTTGTTGCCTTTTAACTTTTGCTCCTGTTGAGAAAGGCCATTGTAAGCCCTTGCCCTACAAACTGTGTTTCTAGAAACTTAGCTTTCTCTGGTCTTCTCTCTGGTGGTTTAGACTCGGGAAGAGGCTCTGTCAGGATTGGCTGAAAGCAGAGGGGAGGTCCTTAGTGTTGTGCCTGCTCTGGAACAACTGGTGCTGATGGCTCCCTTGGCGAAGGAGTCCGTTTTTCAACCCAGGAAGGTGAGTGTGACCCCGTTACAGACTAAATGGCTGCCGTTCCTCAAGGCTGCTGTTGAGTTGGTAGGTGATGTTGTGAAATCGCCTCGTcatgggagaggaggggggactAGGAGTATTTCCCATTTGCTTATTAGTTCTTTACCTAGGGATGTTAAATCCATGAATGTGACAACTAAGAAAACCTTCCAGAGAACTTGGTTCATGTGTCTACCTTTGCCACATGTACTTTCTGTTGACCTAGAATTTGTCCCAACAGGGTGTGTTAGACTATCTGTCTGCTTTTGATGAAGAGACCACCGAAGTTTGTTCTCTGGGTTCTCCTCgtcctcttgctctccctctggtagaggaagaggaagcagtgTCTGAaccggagcctgaagcctgtgaTGACTCAGAGTTAGCAGATGACAGTCTTGGAGAGGGGACCATTTGTACTGAGTCCAGCCAGCAGGAACCCATCACCAAGCCAGGCTTCACACACCTGAGTGGCTCTCCTTGTTACTACTTTTACCAAGGTGAGGGTTCCTGAGAGGAGGGCTGGGTTGCCATAGAGATGTTTCAGCAAAGTGGCCTGGCCTCTTAGCAGGAGGAGGTATTGCTGCTAGATGTGGGTGCTTGGGTCTGTTTTGCCTTTGGCCtcggggagggagaggcaggcctAGCTGTACGGGGGGGCCCTGTCTTGAGGACTGGCCACGACTGTTGTGTGAGAGAGCCGCTTGTCTTCAGCGGAGGACGGGCAGCACATGTTCCTGCACCCTGTGAATGTGCGCTGCCTTGTGAGGGAGTACGGCAGCCTGGAGCAGAGCCCGGAGAAGATCTCGGCAGTAGTGGTGGAGATCGCCGGCTACTCCATGTCTGAGGTAAGGTCCTGCCTGTCCCTGTGGCACGGTTCTGGAGTGTCATCAACCTGATCTCTTTGATATGGGCCTGAGCAGCCCATGCTCACAGTTCTTCAAAGAGCTTAGCTTTTGTATTTAAGTCTATTTTTGTCACTGATTTTGTGCCTGCAAAGATTTTAAGAGGTTAAATGGGTCTCTCTTACCATGTCGGGGTTCTGTTAGTCACCCCTTGCTCTCTGTTTTTAGGTTCATTTATTGTGGTTTGGGAACATAGATGTCTCCACTTTCATTCAAGatgagtttgtttttctctttttccttatggCTTGGGAGAAATGTCCAAGGAATCGAAGAGTTATTGGAGGCTCTATACTAGGTTATACAAGATTGAAACACATTTTCGGCTTAACAGATACCATCAATTATTATCTGATAATTTATATATGCGAGGTTTTGCCCTTTGAGAGTTATCCCTATATTGATCACAAATTTGTTACGCTGTAAACTTTCCATCAAACATgcagaaagagaatggaaaagaaaattaaactgaaattgatgggctttttttttttcttactgtttcaggCCAAGCTTTATTCAGTAGGGAAATCTGCTTTTTCCACCTTCCCAGTTATTAATTGTCAGTGGATCTCAGGTTTTTTGCCAACAAATACTCTTTatcttcccctgttctctctcctcaGTTGTGGGCTCCAGAAAATCAGAAACAGCTGATCAGCTTTAAATCATTTATTACCAGGCTTGATTTATTCATGTGCAGCACAAACCTAAAAACTGCTTTTGGTTGATCATTTACCTTATTGAATGTCAATTGACAGTTTCTGTTTGGCTTTGCAAAATGATGATACCTTGAGAACAACTCTTTGAGCCCCAAAGAGTTAGCTGTCTGGGATGGGAACCTCTGTCCTCACAGTTCGGCCTGGTGTTAGTTGAGTTTTGGTCCCTTTTCCATGGTAGGATGTTCGGCAGCGTCATAGATACCTCTCTCACCTGCCGCTCACCTGTGAGTTCAGCATCTGTGAACTGGCTCTGCAGCCTCCTGTGGTCTCTAAGGAAACTCTGGAGATATTCTCAGGTAAGAATGCACCCACTCTGCTTCTCTTGGAAACCCAGTATGGGAGGAATTTAGGAGCTCTGTCATGAGTCTCCATACCATACTCCATTCATCCAGTCCAGCTGCCTCCTTCTGTTGGCCTTAGTGACTAGTCACCTGGGAGGAGTTAATGGCCAGGCTGTCCTTGGTCTGCCTGCTCACTGTCTGACCATCCCACAGATGACATTGAGAAGAGGAAGCGTCAGCGCCAGAAGAAGGCTCGGGAGGAACGCCGCCGGGAGCGCAGGATTGAGATGGAGGAGAACAAGAAACAGGGCAAGTGTAAGTTCAGGAACTCTATTAGACTAGTACAGCTGTGCATCCTCATGGAGATACTCAGTGCTTGGGCCCAGGAGCCAGACTATTTGGTTCACATCTCAGTTCTGccacttgttttttgttgttgttgttttttttttttttagctctcaAATGTGAATCATGAGAGTACTTCGTTCATAGACgtgagaattaagtgaattaatggGGGTCAAAGTTCATAGCTTTTAATAAGGAATGAGATTAAATTTATCCTTGGTATAGTAGGCGAGAAAACCTGTTCTGGGGAAGGCAATTGGAGATCTGCTGAATTTAGGGGATGATTGTCTCCTGTGTGTTCT contains these protein-coding regions:
- the RNF10 gene encoding RING finger protein 10; the protein is MPQSSPNAAATASDMDKNSGSSSSSASSGSSKGQQPPRSASAGPAGESKPKSDGKNSSGSKRFNRKREPSYPKNENFSNQSRRSNSQKSKTFNKMPPQRGGGSSSKVFSSSFNGGRRDEVAEAQRAEFSPAQFSGPKKINLNHLLNFTFEPRGQAGHFEGSGHGSWGKRNKWGHKPFNKELFLQANCQFVVSEDQDYTVHFADPDTLVNWDFVEQVRICSHEVPSCPICLYPPTAAKITRCGHIFCWACILHYLSLSEKTWSKCPICYSSVHKKDLKSVVATESRQYVVGDTITMQLMKREKGVLLALPKSKWMNVDHPIHLGDEQHSQYSKLLLASKEQVLHRVVQEEKIALEQQLAEEKHTPESCFIEAAIQELKTREEALSGLAESRGEVLSVVPALEQLVLMAPLAKESVFQPRKGVLDYLSAFDEETTEVCSLGSPRPLALPLVEEEEAVSEPEPEACDDSELADDSLGEGTICTESSQQEPITKPGFTHLSGSPCYYFYQAEDGQHMFLHPVNVRCLVREYGSLEQSPEKISAVVVEIAGYSMSEDVRQRHRYLSHLPLTCEFSICELALQPPVVSKETLEIFSDDIEKRKRQRQKKAREERRRERRIEMEENKKQGKYPEVHIPLENLQQFPAFNSYTCTSDSALGPTSTEGHGALSLSPLSRSPGSQADFLLTPLSPTASQGSPSFCVGSLEEDSPFPSFAQMLRVGKAKADVWPKTAPKKDENSLVPPAPVDSDGESDNSDRVPVPSFQNSFSQAIEAAFMKLDTPATSDPLSEEKGGKKRKKQKQKLLFSTSVVHTK